From the Chloroflexus aurantiacus J-10-fl genome, one window contains:
- a CDS encoding SDR family NAD(P)-dependent oxidoreductase, whose protein sequence is MFDLRGRTAIVTGAGRGIGYAIATAFVEHGAQVALLDRDAAVVPAAERLGDRVQGVVADVAIAAEVDTAVNHVLHQWGRIDILVNNAAVLSSAPFLDLTPAEWERTLAVNLTAIYHTCRAVVPAMIATGYGRLITIASVAGKRGGGILGSAAYSAAKAGAIGLTKALARELAPHGITANTICPGPVETTLLSVMTPELRERAQRLIPLGRFALPAEVAAAALFLASTEASFITGETIDVDGGLTMD, encoded by the coding sequence ATGTTTGATCTGCGAGGTCGCACTGCCATTGTCACCGGTGCCGGACGTGGTATTGGCTACGCAATTGCCACCGCATTTGTCGAACATGGGGCACAGGTTGCGTTGCTAGATCGTGACGCGGCAGTGGTTCCTGCTGCTGAGCGACTCGGTGATCGGGTGCAGGGCGTCGTGGCCGATGTGGCCATTGCCGCAGAGGTAGATACCGCCGTCAATCACGTATTGCATCAGTGGGGGCGGATTGATATTCTGGTGAATAACGCTGCTGTGCTCAGTTCAGCGCCATTTCTTGATCTAACACCTGCTGAGTGGGAACGCACACTGGCAGTCAATCTTACCGCGATATATCACACGTGCCGGGCAGTCGTGCCGGCGATGATTGCGACCGGCTACGGTCGTTTAATCACCATTGCTTCAGTTGCCGGCAAGCGTGGCGGTGGGATTCTCGGCAGTGCTGCCTACAGCGCCGCCAAAGCGGGAGCCATTGGTCTTACCAAAGCGCTGGCCCGTGAGCTGGCACCACATGGGATCACGGCGAACACAATTTGTCCCGGCCCGGTCGAGACCACGCTGTTGTCGGTGATGACACCGGAATTACGGGAACGGGCGCAGCGCCTGATCCCATTGGGTCGTTTTGCCCTACCGGCAGAGGTGGCGGCAGCAGCGCTGTTTCTGGCCTCAACCGAAGCATCTTTCATCACCGGCGAGACGATTGATGTTGATGGTGGCCTGACGATGGATTAG
- a CDS encoding ParB/RepB/Spo0J family partition protein: MQLLYLDPHQLEVDPTGVREEPGDIAGLATTIAEYGMLQPIGVTPIGGGRYRVVYGGRRRAAAIQLGLSKVPCIVLDNDDPDLLLRQLIENVQRQDLNDIEQARAFARLREHIIATRGKLPDNELDEAVGQAVGLGARTVRRYLGLLELPEEVQQMIRRGDLNVTQAQHLRRITNPKTQIDLARFAVEEGMSAAELSRLTTYFAANPNLTLDVALQALEQGEELRTKATPAGSSGGPLSHTPVAMADLPAHDDTWDDEEQGDTYLTVEEETIENQPKNKARVFRIRSLDQMVDESDRLARAVHDGDLLKWIERDEGAVFKVRLLLRQLESLTHALREIARQRNLPLDEE; the protein is encoded by the coding sequence ATGCAGTTGCTCTACCTCGATCCACATCAGTTAGAGGTTGATCCAACCGGTGTGCGTGAAGAACCGGGAGATATTGCCGGCCTGGCGACAACGATTGCCGAATACGGGATGCTCCAGCCAATAGGGGTGACACCAATCGGCGGTGGACGTTATCGAGTAGTGTACGGTGGGAGACGGCGAGCCGCTGCCATCCAGCTCGGCTTGAGCAAAGTGCCGTGTATTGTGCTCGATAACGATGATCCTGATCTTCTGTTACGTCAACTCATTGAAAATGTGCAGCGGCAGGATTTGAACGACATCGAACAGGCCCGCGCTTTTGCCCGTCTCCGCGAGCATATTATCGCAACCCGCGGTAAATTGCCCGACAACGAACTCGATGAAGCGGTTGGGCAGGCGGTGGGACTGGGGGCACGCACAGTTCGCCGCTACCTCGGCCTCCTGGAATTGCCTGAAGAAGTGCAGCAGATGATCCGGCGCGGCGATCTGAATGTAACCCAGGCTCAACATCTGCGCCGGATTACCAACCCAAAGACGCAAATTGATTTAGCCCGCTTTGCCGTTGAGGAGGGGATGTCGGCAGCCGAATTGAGCCGGCTCACCACCTACTTTGCCGCCAATCCAAACCTTACCCTCGACGTGGCTTTGCAGGCGCTTGAACAGGGTGAGGAGTTACGCACGAAGGCCACTCCAGCCGGTAGCAGTGGCGGCCCACTCAGCCATACCCCGGTGGCGATGGCCGATCTCCCTGCACACGATGACACCTGGGACGATGAGGAACAGGGCGACACCTATCTGACCGTAGAAGAAGAGACTATCGAGAACCAGCCCAAAAACAAGGCGCGCGTCTTCCGCATTCGCTCACTCGATCAGATGGTTGACGAGAGTGATCGACTGGCCCGGGCTGTACACGATGGTGATCTGCTGAAGTGGATTGAACGCGACGAGGGCGCAGTCTTCAAGGTGCGGCTTTTGTTACGTCAATTAGAAAGCCTGACTCACGCTTTACGGGAGATTGCCCGCCAACGCAACCTCCCGCTCGATGAGGAGTAG